In one window of Kosmotoga pacifica DNA:
- a CDS encoding GNAT family N-acetyltransferase — MNFRKVSPDDYQQILRLTSNIWDGEDYIPDVFESWVRDKNSYFYCLENNGGKLVALGRLVLLDDTAGWLEGLRVDPAFQGKGYGKEMAKKIISLARNLSLKSLYFSTYFRNTRSIRINEDLGFSKIETFTNLQLDFLSQKFVVDYSVATFNPCGFVVNDWVFFPARKRIIRKFLPDCEFLDIAGCRIILSKNLKYPDIMEISWIEIPKLNHEIVKRIISLASKKGFKKIHLMLKAGAPLAPFLDNGFYYFERSEDVYLYEGKLERLRLI, encoded by the coding sequence ATGAACTTCAGAAAGGTCAGTCCCGATGACTATCAACAGATCTTGCGTCTCACCTCAAACATCTGGGATGGGGAAGACTATATCCCTGATGTGTTTGAAAGCTGGGTGAGAGACAAGAACAGTTATTTCTACTGTCTTGAAAACAATGGTGGCAAACTGGTTGCCCTTGGAAGGCTTGTACTCCTCGATGATACCGCAGGCTGGCTCGAAGGGCTAAGAGTCGATCCGGCTTTTCAGGGAAAGGGTTACGGTAAAGAAATGGCAAAAAAGATTATTTCCCTCGCTAGAAATCTATCCCTAAAATCCTTGTACTTTTCAACATACTTTAGAAACACCAGATCAATAAGGATCAACGAAGATTTGGGATTTTCGAAGATTGAAACCTTTACCAACCTTCAACTTGATTTTCTATCCCAAAAGTTCGTCGTTGACTATTCAGTCGCAACCTTCAATCCCTGTGGTTTTGTCGTTAATGACTGGGTGTTTTTCCCTGCTAGAAAGAGAATAATAAGAAAATTCCTGCCTGACTGCGAATTTCTGGATATTGCAGGTTGCAGAATTATCTTATCGAAAAACTTGAAGTACCCTGATATCATGGAGATATCGTGGATCGAAATACCAAAGCTCAATCACGAAATTGTCAAAAGAATAATTTCCCTGGCTTCAAAAAAAGGGTTCAAAAAAATACACCTAATGCTTAAAGCAGGCGCTCCCCTCGCTCCTTTCCTGGACAACGGTTTTTATTATTTTGAAAGAAGTGAGGATGTTTATCTATACGAAGGAAAACTCGAGAGGTTGAGACTCATTTGA
- a CDS encoding ArsB/NhaD family transporter — protein sequence MERIFVIVIFFTTYFLIIRGKFKRSIVAFSAGMLIAMSKVIEGFKISNVGLYIDFNTIGLLIGMMIIVAILRGTGFFEYVAISVVKISKGNVKLLFAFFIAMTALFSAFLDNVTVILLFSPILFLISDSLNISPTPLIFSAVLAANFGGTATMIGDPPNILIGSASGEGFLDFIYQLAPIVIMVLLFFATFFNRKFVSKIRVQKSKLEHLMNLDASRVITSKKDLIKSISVFIGVIIAFVLHEQLDYEAATIALTGAAAAMLLSGKDFSELAEDIEWDTIFFFIGLFMLSYGLKAVGITDMVSGVIARAYTNEVLLYSLILWLTAGLGGLIGAVPIVTVMIPIVKNLISIHGIPDDVWWVLSIGACFGGSATLTGAAANMVGTALLEKHTRKGVGFRKYLRFALFPTVVSLILGNIYVIVRYG from the coding sequence ATGGAGCGAATCTTTGTTATAGTTATTTTTTTTACTACGTATTTTCTGATAATCAGAGGTAAATTCAAGCGTTCAATCGTGGCTTTTTCAGCCGGTATGCTTATAGCTATGTCAAAAGTTATAGAGGGATTCAAGATCTCAAATGTCGGTCTCTATATTGATTTCAATACCATAGGCCTTCTCATCGGGATGATGATAATAGTCGCTATTTTGAGGGGGACAGGTTTTTTTGAATATGTTGCCATAAGCGTAGTGAAAATTTCCAAGGGAAATGTGAAATTATTATTTGCCTTTTTTATTGCAATGACAGCTTTATTTTCGGCTTTTCTGGATAACGTAACCGTTATCCTGCTCTTTTCGCCCATACTATTTCTGATTTCCGATTCTCTGAATATCTCACCCACACCATTAATTTTTTCTGCTGTGTTGGCTGCTAACTTTGGTGGTACAGCCACGATGATAGGTGATCCACCCAATATTCTCATTGGTTCAGCCAGTGGAGAAGGGTTTCTGGATTTCATATATCAACTGGCTCCAATTGTAATAATGGTTTTGCTCTTTTTCGCCACCTTCTTCAATAGGAAGTTTGTTTCAAAAATTCGGGTTCAGAAATCCAAACTAGAACACCTCATGAACCTCGACGCCTCCCGGGTGATAACTTCAAAAAAAGATCTCATTAAGTCCATCAGCGTGTTCATAGGTGTTATAATCGCCTTTGTTCTTCACGAACAACTCGACTATGAAGCTGCAACCATTGCCCTTACCGGTGCGGCAGCTGCTATGCTGCTGAGTGGTAAAGACTTTTCAGAGCTGGCGGAAGACATCGAATGGGACACAATATTCTTTTTTATAGGTCTGTTTATGCTCTCTTATGGTCTCAAAGCAGTGGGAATTACGGATATGGTATCTGGTGTTATTGCCAGAGCTTACACCAATGAAGTTCTGTTGTATTCGCTTATCCTCTGGCTCACAGCGGGTCTGGGAGGGCTTATTGGAGCGGTACCAATTGTAACTGTGATGATTCCCATCGTTAAAAACTTGATATCGATACATGGTATTCCCGATGATGTTTGGTGGGTCCTATCAATTGGGGCCTGCTTTGGTGGAAGCGCTACTTTAACAGGTGCCGCAGCCAACATGGTAGGAACGGCACTTCTTGAAAAACATACTCGAAAGGGCGTGGGATTTCGAAAGTATCTAAGATTTGCTCTCTTTCCTACGGTTGTCAGTCTTATTCTGGGAAACATCTACGTGATAGTAAGGTATGGCTAA
- the nusA gene encoding transcription termination factor NusA translates to MNLNLLEALEQLEQEKNIRKEEVLEILEKALQSAYKKNFGGESDVQVIIDRLTGDIGVYEKLLVVEEVSDPHQEITLDEALKIDPSAKIGETILRRLNIKKFKRIAAQTARQVLIQKIRELEKDNLYNIYADLKGSVTTAEVLRVTEGWADLRIGKIDTRIPLKEVIPGEELRPNALIKVFVVDVLKTTKGPKILVTRRGSQFIEELLKLQVPEVENGDVKVIAIAREEGVRTKVAVDSTDVKIDPIGACIGEGGIRIGEILREIRPEKVDILRWSADPAKFVANAIAPASAIEVKISSEENREATVYVAPTQLSLAIGKGGQNARLAAKLTGWKIDIKPLM, encoded by the coding sequence TTGAATCTCAATCTTCTTGAGGCCCTTGAACAGCTCGAACAGGAAAAAAACATAAGAAAGGAAGAAGTACTCGAGATACTGGAAAAGGCGTTACAAAGTGCTTATAAAAAAAATTTTGGCGGTGAGAGTGACGTCCAGGTAATAATAGACCGTTTGACTGGAGATATTGGAGTCTACGAAAAACTTCTCGTAGTTGAAGAAGTCAGTGACCCACATCAAGAAATCACTTTAGATGAAGCCTTGAAAATCGATCCTTCGGCAAAAATCGGTGAAACGATTTTAAGAAGGCTCAATATAAAGAAATTCAAAAGAATTGCTGCACAAACGGCGAGACAAGTTCTCATACAGAAAATAAGAGAACTGGAAAAAGATAACCTTTACAATATCTACGCAGATCTAAAGGGCTCTGTAACCACCGCCGAGGTATTACGAGTGACTGAAGGATGGGCCGACCTCCGCATCGGTAAGATAGATACAAGGATACCACTTAAAGAAGTCATCCCAGGCGAAGAACTAAGACCAAATGCACTCATAAAGGTGTTCGTTGTCGATGTCCTGAAAACCACAAAAGGTCCGAAAATACTCGTTACCAGGAGAGGTTCACAGTTCATTGAAGAACTCCTGAAACTTCAGGTTCCTGAAGTAGAAAATGGTGATGTCAAGGTTATCGCTATCGCCCGTGAGGAGGGTGTGCGAACAAAAGTCGCTGTGGACTCGACTGATGTGAAAATAGATCCTATAGGAGCCTGTATCGGAGAAGGCGGTATTCGCATTGGAGAAATCCTGCGCGAAATAAGGCCGGAGAAGGTCGACATTCTTAGATGGAGCGCCGATCCCGCTAAATTTGTTGCTAATGCCATTGCTCCTGCAAGCGCAATAGAAGTAAAAATATCCAGTGAAGAGAACAGAGAAGCAACTGTTTATGTTGCTCCCACACAACTCTCCCTGGCAATTGGGAAGGGCGGGCAAAACGCCAGACTCGCCGCAAAACTGACGGGCTGGAAAATTGATATAAAGCCTTTGATGTGA
- the rimP gene encoding ribosome maturation factor RimP yields the protein MNLTDALKEIAIKIAQQMKYEIYDLTLKRNRGKLQLAVSIDKEEGNVSIEDCKRFSEAFGQKLDCADLIESTYELIVQSPGVERELRKPKDYLRFTGRLAKLVLRDPIDNRSVIVGIIEKADETAVEIREKDTGNFYGVAYANIKRANLKLEF from the coding sequence ATGAACCTTACAGATGCATTGAAAGAAATAGCTATTAAAATCGCACAACAGATGAAATATGAGATTTACGACCTGACTCTAAAAAGGAATAGGGGAAAGCTTCAGCTTGCTGTTTCCATCGATAAAGAAGAGGGCAACGTTTCCATTGAAGATTGCAAAAGATTCTCAGAGGCATTCGGTCAGAAGCTTGATTGTGCAGATTTAATAGAATCGACTTATGAATTGATCGTACAATCACCCGGTGTAGAACGGGAGCTCAGAAAACCGAAAGACTACTTGCGATTCACGGGTAGACTCGCAAAACTTGTCCTGAGAGATCCCATCGACAACAGAAGTGTAATCGTGGGGATAATTGAGAAAGCTGATGAAACTGCTGTTGAAATCAGAGAAAAGGATACTGGGAATTTTTATGGGGTGGCGTATGCAAATATCAAAAGAGCAAACCTGAAGCTGGAGTTCTAA
- a CDS encoding CBS domain-containing protein, with translation MRNIIILTGKKAQDIMLDPITVKLETPKFEALKLMIQHEVHEVPVVDENQNIIGNLNSIELLVVNCGLK, from the coding sequence GTGAGGAACATAATTATCCTGACTGGGAAAAAAGCGCAGGATATAATGCTTGATCCGATAACGGTAAAACTCGAGACTCCCAAATTTGAAGCCCTCAAGCTAATGATACAACATGAAGTTCACGAGGTTCCTGTTGTCGATGAAAATCAGAATATTATTGGCAACCTCAACTCCATCGAGCTCCTTGTGGTCAATTGCGGTCTCAAATGA
- a CDS encoding Do family serine endopeptidase, with translation MKKLLLLTLSILVVTLGLAFVNPDYVSPVEKVIEAAAPAVVKIDVETTTKVSPFDPFTEDFFKRFFGEIPFAEKKAEALGSGFIFNAEGYILTNEHVVHNADEIKVTLLDGSKFEARYVGGDEELDIAVIKIDPDGRELPVLEIGDSDSLKIGEWAIAIGNPLGFQHTVTVGVISATGRQIPKPDGNGYYSNLIQTDAAINPGNSGGPLLNIHGQVIGINTAIVSPQYGSTLGFAIPVNVAMRFVDTIIKGVPIQKAYLGVYVSTVTENTARSLGLKVDTGALVTDVIKDSPAEKVGIKPQDVIINFDGLDIHSSGELVAAVHNYPAGSEVTVTIDRFGKKMVLKVVLGYQDNAGGKKAMEKYHDEKLGLIVDDILPGDREELSIPQEISGVIVREVLEKGYASQLGLNKNDIIVRMSVNGKQKEIDSLKDYKEVISGLKKGDYIALIVLREGVRYIASFRYY, from the coding sequence ATGAAGAAGTTGTTGCTGTTGACTCTTTCTATTCTGGTTGTGACTTTGGGACTGGCTTTTGTCAATCCTGATTACGTGAGTCCCGTTGAAAAAGTCATAGAAGCCGCTGCTCCCGCTGTTGTAAAGATCGATGTTGAAACAACGACTAAAGTCAGCCCCTTCGATCCATTTACAGAAGATTTCTTCAAACGGTTCTTCGGTGAAATCCCCTTTGCAGAAAAGAAAGCCGAAGCGCTTGGTTCGGGGTTCATATTCAACGCCGAGGGCTACATTCTTACGAACGAGCATGTAGTACATAATGCAGATGAAATAAAAGTCACACTCCTTGATGGCAGCAAATTCGAAGCCAGATATGTTGGAGGCGATGAAGAGCTCGACATAGCAGTCATTAAAATAGACCCGGATGGCCGAGAACTTCCTGTCCTGGAAATAGGTGATTCTGATTCTTTAAAAATCGGAGAATGGGCGATTGCAATAGGTAACCCCTTGGGCTTCCAGCATACCGTTACTGTCGGCGTCATTAGTGCTACCGGAAGACAAATACCTAAGCCCGACGGAAACGGTTACTACTCAAACCTCATACAGACGGATGCAGCCATCAACCCGGGGAATTCTGGCGGACCTCTTTTAAATATTCATGGTCAGGTTATTGGTATCAACACTGCGATAGTTTCACCTCAGTACGGAAGCACCCTTGGTTTCGCGATTCCAGTTAATGTCGCCATGAGATTTGTTGATACGATAATCAAAGGTGTTCCCATTCAAAAAGCCTATCTTGGTGTGTATGTAAGTACCGTTACAGAAAATACCGCTAGATCCCTTGGTCTCAAAGTGGACACCGGTGCTCTTGTCACTGATGTGATTAAAGATTCTCCCGCTGAAAAAGTCGGCATAAAACCGCAGGATGTCATTATTAACTTCGACGGTCTCGATATTCACAGCTCTGGAGAACTGGTTGCTGCTGTTCACAACTATCCCGCAGGATCTGAAGTGACAGTCACAATAGATAGATTCGGAAAGAAAATGGTACTGAAAGTTGTACTCGGTTATCAGGACAATGCTGGCGGAAAAAAGGCTATGGAGAAATACCATGACGAAAAACTCGGGCTCATCGTTGACGACATTCTCCCCGGAGATAGAGAAGAGCTCTCCATCCCGCAAGAGATTTCCGGTGTAATTGTTCGAGAAGTACTTGAAAAAGGCTATGCCTCTCAGCTGGGATTGAATAAGAATGACATAATCGTTAGGATGAGCGTGAATGGCAAACAGAAAGAAATCGATTCCCTCAAAGACTACAAAGAAGTGATCAGTGGTCTTAAAAAGGGAGATTATATTGCTTTGATAGTTCTCAGAGAAGGCGTGAGGTATATAGCTTCCTTCAGATATTATTAA
- a CDS encoding Fur family transcriptional regulator, with translation MKQDILRNELRRRKQRMTAQRELILKIFMDSEDEHMSAEEVYRKVLDRRLRISKATVYRTVDLLSDVGLLRRIVFRDGVIRYELVNKDEHHHHHIICTECGRVEEFPFDLLDDLEKLIEQSTGYKITDHQLKLYGLCSECAKKKNNEKTETDMRKATK, from the coding sequence GTGAAACAGGATATTCTCAGGAATGAACTTAGAAGAAGAAAACAACGAATGACAGCACAGAGAGAGCTCATTCTCAAGATCTTTATGGACTCTGAAGACGAGCATATGAGCGCAGAAGAAGTTTATAGAAAGGTGCTCGACAGGAGGCTAAGAATAAGTAAAGCCACTGTTTATAGAACAGTAGATCTCCTTTCGGATGTAGGACTGCTTAGACGGATCGTTTTCAGAGACGGTGTTATCAGGTACGAACTGGTTAACAAAGACGAACACCATCATCACCACATCATCTGTACTGAATGCGGCCGGGTAGAAGAGTTTCCTTTTGACCTCCTGGATGATCTGGAAAAGCTTATCGAGCAAAGCACGGGTTACAAGATCACGGATCACCAGTTGAAACTCTACGGACTTTGCTCAGAGTGTGCCAAGAAGAAAAACAACGAGAAAACAGAAACTGATATGAGGAAGGCCACAAAGTAA